In the genome of Vicia villosa cultivar HV-30 ecotype Madison, WI linkage group LG7, Vvil1.0, whole genome shotgun sequence, one region contains:
- the LOC131618224 gene encoding uncharacterized protein LOC131618224, whose amino-acid sequence MNMHTKNKDYYNNNNNNPFVDDFIDPLCNLNLRETSEFVKSFPLPNPNAVNTRFTNDSSTHLRKLEAPSTPGRPLFSFSSSSSSLAGRNNLPRKSFPSKWDDAEKWLISTSCHDSPAHNNSNLKHVSSDSSNIGTKQCDNSNNSFKQKVEQKVSKVVTKCQSSSSSLDHNKAFNGISYPTDIVLKDKFTESIEPKFIYSEPTKEGFLFKNQAYDESMNNDAAYTEVIHEVKHKDVGTEMTPLGSSTTSRCHTPFKSSSPARHNTPASRSGPLALDNVDGNGCSVDGIKLEECHFDKLQCGTMKYDMVAPNWSSSEEEEKEISKSLRHNASLKADSDCITANWEEEEKNKCCLRYQREEAKIQAWINLQNAKAEARSRKLEVKIQKMKSNLEEKLMKRMSVVHRKAEEWRETARQQHLEQMEKSTQHAKKIIHKHNSQFSRYNSCGCFPCNNNH is encoded by the exons atgaacatgcataCAAAAAACAAAGActattacaacaacaacaacaacaacccttTTGTTGATGATTTCATTGATCCACTTTGCAACCTCAACCTAAGAGAAACCTCTGAGTTTGTCAAGTCTTTCCCACTACCAAACCCCAATGCAGTCAACACAAGATTCACCAATGATTCTTCAACTCACCTCAGAAAGCTAGAAGCTCCTTCAACACCAGGAAGACCACTTTTCAGCTTCagctcttcttcatcttctcttgcTGGAAGAAACAATCTTCCTAGAAAGAGTTTTCCTTCCAAATGGGATGATGCTGAAAAATGGCTCATAAGCACTTCCTGTCATGACTCACCAGCTCACAATAACAGCAACCTTAAACATGTTTCTTCAGATTCCTCAAACATTGGAACCAAACAATGTGATAATAGTAATAATAGCTTTAAGCAGAAAGTGGAACAAAAGGTTTCAAAAGTTGTTACTAAATGTCAAAGTTCTTCTTCATCTTTGGACCACAATAAAGCTTTCAATGGAATCTCATATCCAACAGACATAGTTCTAAAAG ATAAGTTTACAGAAAGCATAGAACCAAAATTCATCTATTCAGAACCAACAAAAGAAGGATTCTTGTTTAAGAATCAAGCTTATGATGAATCAATGAATAATGATGCTGCTTACACAGAAGTGATTCATGAGGTTAAGCACAAGGATGTTGGCACGGAGATGACTCCGTTGGGAAGTTCCACGACTTCGAGATGTCATACGCCGTTCAAGAGTTCATCGCCTGCGCGACACAATACTCCGGCTAGTAGATCAGGACCGTTGGCGTTGGATAATGTCGATGGGAATGGCTGCAGTGTGGATGGTATTAAGCTGGAAGAGTGTCATTTTGATAAACTGCAATGTGGAACAATGAAGTATGATATGGTTGCGCCGAATTGGAGTTCGAGTGAAGAGGAGGAAAAGGAGATATCGAAAAGTTTGAGGCATAATGCTAGTTTGAAGGCGGATTCTGATTGCATTACTGCTAATTGGGAAGAAGAGGAGAAGAATAAGTGTTGTCTTAG ATATCAGAGAGAAGAAGCAAAAATCCAAGCTTGGATTAACCTCCAAAATGCTAAAGCAGAAGCAAGGTCAAGAAAGCTTGAG gtgAAAATCCAAAAGATGAAATCAAACTTAGAAGAGAAGTTGATGAAGAGGATGTCAGTGGTTCACAGGAAAGCTGAGGAATGGAGAGAAACAGCTAGACAGCAGCACTTAGAACAAATGGAAAAATCAACCCAACATGCTAAAAAGATTATTCATAAGCATAATTCACAATTTTCTAGGTACAACTCATGTGGATGTTTTCCTTGTAATAACAACCATTAA